Proteins found in one Gemmatimonadaceae bacterium genomic segment:
- a CDS encoding glycerol-3-phosphate dehydrogenase/oxidase, producing MRAMFAALEGRRFDLLVIGGGITGAGIARDAAMRGLSVAIVDKGDWGSGTSSRSSRLVHGGIRYLEHGEIALVRESVREREVLMRIAPHLVKPLEFTWPVYRGARLPRWKLRAGLALYDVLAGSRGSRKHHGLDVESIVEHEPMLRRDGLVGGATYHDAATDDVRLTLANVLSAVEHGAVAVNYARVVPATWIGRRVDGAVVRDELGDAEVRVSARVTVSATGPWQAKGTKGVHITVPAERVGNRGAVTMVNPVDGRVMFVLPSGTQTIVGTTDTFTDAVPDEVRASEADVEYLLAAANSYFPDAELAEEDVVAAWAGIRPLAAAASGADPSEISREHRIAEDAPGVITVSGGKLTTYRSMAAEVVEEAVKLLRSGEVGGVAGGASGLTGVFTAEEPLPGEDRRQRVGGMAKSDPVLRRGLVYGLPYTFGDVEFAVRHEMAVTVGDVLVRRTHVAFETRDHGIGVAGAVAGLMAPVLGWSEIEETAHVELYAAEVGRIFAIDAAYG from the coding sequence ATGCGCGCAATGTTCGCCGCCCTCGAGGGCCGTCGTTTTGACCTGCTGGTGATCGGTGGTGGTATTACGGGGGCGGGGATCGCGAGAGATGCGGCGATGCGCGGGCTGAGCGTTGCGATTGTCGACAAGGGCGATTGGGGAAGTGGGACATCGAGCCGCTCGTCGCGGCTCGTGCATGGCGGAATCAGATATCTCGAACATGGCGAGATAGCGCTGGTTCGTGAATCCGTGCGCGAGCGCGAGGTGTTGATGCGGATTGCGCCGCATCTCGTGAAGCCGCTCGAGTTCACCTGGCCCGTGTACCGGGGGGCGAGACTGCCGAGGTGGAAATTGAGGGCAGGGTTGGCGTTGTATGATGTGCTGGCGGGGTCGCGCGGGTCGAGGAAGCATCATGGGCTTGATGTCGAGAGCATTGTCGAGCATGAGCCGATGTTGCGGAGGGACGGTTTGGTTGGGGGCGCGACTTATCACGATGCGGCCACAGATGATGTGCGGCTGACGCTGGCGAATGTGTTGAGTGCGGTGGAGCATGGTGCGGTGGCGGTGAATTACGCGCGGGTGGTGCCTGCCACGTGGATAGGAAGGCGGGTGGATGGCGCGGTGGTAAGGGATGAACTCGGTGATGCCGAGGTGCGTGTGAGCGCGCGGGTGACCGTGAGTGCGACCGGGCCCTGGCAGGCGAAGGGTACCAAGGGGGTTCATATCACCGTGCCGGCGGAACGGGTTGGGAATCGTGGCGCGGTGACGATGGTGAATCCGGTGGATGGGCGGGTGATGTTCGTCTTGCCGTCGGGGACGCAGACCATTGTCGGGACGACCGATACGTTCACTGATGCCGTGCCGGACGAGGTGCGAGCGAGTGAAGCGGATGTGGAGTATCTGCTTGCGGCGGCGAATTCCTATTTCCCTGACGCGGAGCTGGCCGAAGAAGATGTCGTTGCTGCGTGGGCGGGGATAAGGCCGCTGGCTGCGGCGGCGAGTGGTGCTGATCCGTCGGAGATCTCGCGGGAGCATCGGATTGCGGAGGACGCGCCTGGGGTGATCACGGTGAGCGGGGGGAAGTTGACCACGTATCGGTCGATGGCCGCCGAGGTTGTGGAGGAGGCTGTGAAACTGCTCCGGAGTGGCGAGGTGGGCGGGGTGGCGGGCGGGGCCAGTGGGTTGACCGGTGTCTTTACTGCTGAGGAGCCGCTGCCGGGGGAGGATCGTCGTCAGCGAGTTGGCGGCATGGCGAAAAGTGATCCCGTTCTGCGTCGCGGTTTAGTATATGGGCTCCCATATACTTTTGGGGACGTCGAGTTTGCGGTTCGACATGAGATGGCGGTTACTGTGGGGGATGTCCTGGTAAGGCGGACGCATGTTGCGTTCGAGACGCGGGATCACGGTATCGGCGTGGCCGGCGCGGTTGCTGGGTTGATGGCGCCAGTTCTCGGGTGGAGTGAGATTGAGGAAACGGCGCACGTAGAGTTGTATGCTGCAGAAGTGGGGCGGATATTTGCGATCGATGCTGCTTATGGTTGA